The sequence CACTTACAAAAGTTATTGAAAATAGTTTTGACTTTGCTCTTACTACCCTCGATATACGTTTGGAAAAGCCCAATCCCTCTCTTGACAATTTTTCTGATGAGTCTATGGTAGCCATTCGTATTCGTAACGATGGACCAACAATCACAGGTTCACAAAGGGAAAAAATCTTCAAGAAGAATTATACAGGTAAGAAAAACGGAACGGGCTATGGATTGTGGCATGCGCGTGAACTTGTTCGTTGTAATGGTGGTGAGTTGGTTAATGTTCCTATTCTTGGGGGGGCACGATTTGATTTCTATCTCCCTCTTGCAAATGAGAACGTAGTTGAAGACCCACGAGAAGAACAATCAGTGCAAGAGTTTCAAGAAGACTTGCAGATTTATTGAATCTGTTTGATTAAGAAGTTGTTGGAAAAAGTATTGAAAAAAATTATTCAAAGAATTGATTGAGCAGGGTGTTTTTATATTGTTGTTTAATGTCTTCATCAATAACAACAATCTGTTCTTTTGCTTGACGATCTCTGAATTCTGCATCCATTTTGTAGAGTTGCATTTCTTTGACGTGTTCTTTGTGAATAGGAACTCCTTTATCAACAAGAGAGATGATAACTTCTTGAGTTTTCTGAGTGCTAAGACCTGCTTTGCGTGCTATTGATGATAGATCTGCAAAAGAATCGTAGGTAAAGAGCACAAGGAATGCTTTTTGTTCTTCTTTGGTGAGTTTTATGGAAACTTTGGTTTGTTTAACGAGTTGTGAGAGCATAAAGTGGATTTGTGACATTTTCTCATCAAGCTTATCTACACGTCCTTCAAGATCTGCTAAGTAGTCGGTGATGTTTGCAATCTCTTCGGTGTTTTCATTGATTGCAATGAAATGGTCATCTAGTTCATCTTTGATTTCTAAGAAATGGGATTTGACGTTGTCAAATGATGCTTTAAGCGCTTCATCTAATTTTACTGCTACCTCTTTTTTCATGTGTTACTACCCCCAATCATTCGCTGTGTATATGGCGTATTTAAGCCTTATCGTAGCGTAACTCCCCCCTCCTTTATATAAGTTTCCCTTATTTCCGTTTGTTCCCTTTGACAGATTTTTGTGAGTACAGAACAATGCCGGGGAAAAAACAACCAAACCCCACCCTGGCACGCAAGTTCAAAAAAAGTCCCACTCCACATTCAAGAGAGCAAGTTACCCAAAAATTGTTGAGAAAAAATGAGTAACGCGCTCAAGAAAACTTGAGAAAAACCCTCTAGGAACATCATCTTCTTCCCGAGAGGTTTGATCCGGTTTTGAAATAACATCAGAAACTCCCTTGGTATCTTCTCCTGTAGCACCCTCACTCCTTGTAGAATCAAGTTCCTTATCAGCAACTTCATCATCTCTTGTAGTTGTTGCGCCTATTTCATCCTCTTCGACCGCTCCATTGGAATCTTCTACCGACGAAGATGCATTAAAGGAAAGAGTGAATTGTTTTTCAAGCACGTAGAGGCCATCGTCAGTGTCAACATTAGCAATATGAGTGATGGTCACATCTTCTCCATCTTCAGAGCGTACGAAGTATTCGTACACTTTCGTCTCACCCACAGGTAACGTCAACTCTGCAAACCGCGTCCCTGTGATTTTAACAGGGGAAGGCGCTTCATCAATGAGCTCTACTTGTTCAAGTTCCTTCATATCAAGATTTTTTGCATAGACTACGACATAAGCCTCATCCCCATCAACGTCTACCTCTTCTCTGAATTCAAGGAGTTCTTTGCGAGGAGTTACGGTGAATGTTTTCGTGATTGTTTGTGTCTGCGTGCCAGAAGTTACTTCAAGAACTACCACGTAGTCTTTTGAAGCATCCACTTCTGGTGCTTTGAAGTGTTGGTCGAGAATTACCACACTCTCCCCCGCATCTATGGAAAGCGTTTTCTTGTAGATGTTGATAAATGCATCAGAAGAGAGTTCATAGGTTACAAGAACATCCTCGTCAAGAAGGTTCTCAAGAGTCGCTTTGACTACGTAGTCTTCAAGCTCTTTTACCATATCCGGAACTTCAATTGTTGCTACTACGTCTTTTGAAAGAACGGTGATGTCTTGGCTAAAGACTGAGTTGATGTCAAAGTCCGGAAGTTCTGCATGAGCGCTGATATTCATTTTATATTCGCCATCTGCAAGGGCTTGGAATGTAAAGGAATAACTTGCATCATCTCCTGGCTCAAAAGTCTTGTCGAGCCTGAGTTCATTATCCACTTCAATCCACCCGGACGGTTTAGAGATGAGCTTAACTGCAGAAGGATATGAAAGAACAAGGTCATTAAACTCAATAACATCATCTCCGGTGTTATCAAGGGAGAGTTCAAGGTCAAAAAAATCATTCTTTTTAAGCGTCGTATCGGAATAGTCCATATCAAGTTCATAAGGAAGATTCACACTGATGTCAAGAACGTTTGATTGTACTTTGGAAGCTTTTGCGTTGATTGTGCTTGTAACTTCTGCTTGTACTGAGAAGTCAGAAAACTCTTCAAGCTCCAACGTGGTGATAATTTCTTTTTCCTCTCCAGGATCCAGGTTTCCTTGCCACGTTACAGTATTCGCATTTTTAACAGCAGTTGAGGAAAGTACCTCTACTGTTGATGGGAAGTTCATGGTGAACGTTACACCTGTTGCAGCGGAGTTTCCTTCATTAGTGATTGTGGCAGTTATTTCAATTTCTTGATCAATATCTACTCTCTCATCATCCGCTTCAAGTTCTACGTTAAGTTTAGGTGCAAGATCTGATATAGTAAGCTCGATGAGGTAACGCGTTCCCTTCTCTTCATCCTCTACCGTATCGCCCACAGCTTCAAAACAAATGTCAAATTTTTGAATAACTTTGCATTCTCCTTTGTCAATTTGTGTCCATGTGCCAAATGCGTTCCAAGAGATGCGCTCGGCAGAAGGGTAGTAATCAAATTGCATTTGTTCGCCTTCAAGGGTGAAGAATTCGTTTTCAAGTTTCTCGCCCTCAAAAAGAGTAGTTGCAACGACCGCGTTTGTGCTCAGAATGCACAAAATGATGAGAATGTAGTAGGTCAACCTCATGGTTGTTAGTAGTTTTTCAACTATTTTTAATCTTTTCCAGTCTCACAACGGTGACATCTGCACGAGAAATCTTTTTTGTTTGATGGGGAAATTGCTTTTTGAGTTGGATGTGAAGAGGTAGTTGAAGAGTTATTGCGTAGTTGTTGTCTTTTGCCCACGCTTTTACAAAAGATAGTGTGGATGTTTTGTGAACTGAATAGATGATTGGTGCGATGTTCTTTGCGCACTCTAAAAAGAGTTTGTCTGCATGCTCCTTACGTGTTCCAAATGGAGGATTTTGTAGGACGATATCTGCTGTGATATCCACGTCGCAAACATCTTGTTCCAGAATAGTATAATTGTCGTCAAGTTGTATGCGTGCAAGGTTCTCTTTGAGATCACAAATCGCATCAGGGTCTTTTTCAACAAAATACACACCTTTTGCGCCAAGAAGATACGCTCCAATTCCTAGAATACCTGTTCCAGCCCCAAGGTCTGCAACGATGTTATCTTCAATGTCCCCTCGCATGTACGCAGCCCATAAGACTGTTGCAGCCGCTTCAGAATCCGTGGGGTATTGTTCTAGAACCACTTTGGGCGAGGTAAATGTTTTGAGACGTGAAAGTTCAACGGCAAGTGATTTTTTGGAGATATGCATAGTAAGAATACAAGAACGGTGATTAATAAACTCAATAGATTTTCAAGCGGGTTTCAAAAGCAGATATGATGCGCTTGATGCGCTCCGAGATATGGTTTGACCTGAACATCACTCGAAGAGTTGCTATGAGAAAATCAAACCCATAAGCTTTATAAAGCACTGCAAATCCAGGAAGACATATGGAAATCAACGTTATTGAAGATAAGAAAGGCAGACTCGTCTTTGAACTTCATGGAGAAGGTCACGGGTTCTGTAATGCGCTTAAATCAGCACTCTGGCAGCAAAAAGGTGTTAAGGTTGCAGGATACAACGTTGATCACCCACTCACCGGAGTTCCTACGTTTGTTGTTGAAGCTGATAACCCTAGAGCAGCGCTCAAGGCAGCAGCAGAGCAACTGAAAAAAGATCTTGACGAGCTTGCAAAAGAAGTAAAAAAGCTATAATTGTTCTTCTTGATTTTCTGCGAGCCACGATTAGAAACTCTACAAAAAGCCACGTTTAGATCTTTTTGTGAAAAAGAACGTTTGAATGGTTACTTACCAAATCTTCGTTCTCGTTGTGAGAATTGTTCAAGAATCTCAAGTAAATCTTCTTGTTCAAACTCTGGCCAGGTTTTCTCAATGAAAAACCATTCGGAATAAATGCTCTGCCAAGCAAGGAAATTAGATGTTCTGTGATCTCCCCCTGTTCGAATAATGATGTCTGGCTCTGATGATAGGTAGAGCTGTGATGCAATGAGCTCTTCACTTATTTCTTCATCTCTAATGGTTCCCGCCTCTATCATGCGTCCAACTTTTTTAACCGCATCAACAATTTCTTCGCGTCCGCCGTAGGCAAGAGCAATGTTAAGTGTATAACGATCAAACTTTTGAGTAAGCTCCTTGAGTTGGTCTAGTCTTTTAACAAGATCTTCTGGAAAGACTTGTGCGTAGCGACCAATAGGGTTGATGCGAATGCGACGCTCAAAAATAAGTGAATTTTCTTCAAGCGCTTCGTCAACAAAGGAAGAGAAGATCTTCATTAAGTAATTGAACTCTGTTTTTGGTCGGTTACGGTTTTGCCAAGAAAACGCGTAGAGTGTAAGCTCCGTAACCCCCAATTCACAACACCACTCACATAGATTCTTTACCTTCTGTGCGCCGTATTCATGACCTTCCCAAGGATTTTTGAG is a genomic window of Candidatus Woesearchaeota archaeon containing:
- a CDS encoding DUF11 domain-containing protein produces the protein MRLTYYILIILCILSTNAVVATTLFEGEKLENEFFTLEGEQMQFDYYPSAERISWNAFGTWTQIDKGECKVIQKFDICFEAVGDTVEDEEKGTRYLIELTISDLAPKLNVELEADDERVDIDQEIEITATITNEGNSAATGVTFTMNFPSTVEVLSSTAVKNANTVTWQGNLDPGEEKEIITTLELEEFSDFSVQAEVTSTINAKASKVQSNVLDISVNLPYELDMDYSDTTLKKNDFFDLELSLDNTGDDVIEFNDLVLSYPSAVKLISKPSGWIEVDNELRLDKTFEPGDDASYSFTFQALADGEYKMNISAHAELPDFDINSVFSQDITVLSKDVVATIEVPDMVKELEDYVVKATLENLLDEDVLVTYELSSDAFINIYKKTLSIDAGESVVILDQHFKAPEVDASKDYVVVLEVTSGTQTQTITKTFTVTPRKELLEFREEVDVDGDEAYVVVYAKNLDMKELEQVELIDEAPSPVKITGTRFAELTLPVGETKVYEYFVRSEDGEDVTITHIANVDTDDGLYVLEKQFTLSFNASSSVEDSNGAVEEDEIGATTTRDDEVADKELDSTRSEGATGEDTKGVSDVISKPDQTSREEDDVPRGFFSSFLERVTHFFSTIFG
- a CDS encoding DNA methylase; translated protein: MHISKKSLAVELSRLKTFTSPKVVLEQYPTDSEAAATVLWAAYMRGDIEDNIVADLGAGTGILGIGAYLLGAKGVYFVEKDPDAICDLKENLARIQLDDNYTILEQDVCDVDITADIVLQNPPFGTRKEHADKLFLECAKNIAPIIYSVHKTSTLSFVKAWAKDNNYAITLQLPLHIQLKKQFPHQTKKISRADVTVVRLEKIKNS
- a CDS encoding DNA-directed RNA polymerase subunit L — encoded protein: MEINVIEDKKGRLVFELHGEGHGFCNALKSALWQQKGVKVAGYNVDHPLTGVPTFVVEADNPRAALKAAAEQLKKDLDELAKEVKKL
- the uppS gene encoding di-trans,poly-cis-decaprenylcistransferase — protein: MHVAVILDGNRRFAKRLLKNPWEGHEYGAQKVKNLCEWCCELGVTELTLYAFSWQNRNRPKTEFNYLMKIFSSFVDEALEENSLIFERRIRINPIGRYAQVFPEDLVKRLDQLKELTQKFDRYTLNIALAYGGREEIVDAVKKVGRMIEAGTIRDEEISEELIASQLYLSSEPDIIIRTGGDHRTSNFLAWQSIYSEWFFIEKTWPEFEQEDLLEILEQFSQRERRFGK